The following nucleotide sequence is from Solanum dulcamara chromosome 7, daSolDulc1.2, whole genome shotgun sequence.
TGATGGTAAGtcacatcatatatatttgagtaAAATCTTCACTAGAATTGAACTTTGTCTATTTATCCCTTGCGTTGTCAATTCTATCGAGAATGACTTTTTGAAAACCTTTGTCCAATATATGTATGCTAAATCAAATATTCACTCCGTTTATATTCATTGTTTAAATTTTGAAACAAACATAGAAACCGAACTGTAATTCCACTATATATGATTTCTAAAGTAGTATAATATAATGTTTGCAAAAATccaattattaatttttagtcCAGTACTACTAACACATTGATCCTTCTTCAAATACATATTTGTATTATTACATATAAATTAGAATTAAGTTAGAATAACAGTTTAGTTATAATTAGCATGGGTTGTGGTGCAGTAATGACACTGTTTCACTCTGATCAGAGGTCTCGAATTTGAGCACCTGGGTATAGAAAAAACTTTGTTGAGAGTGTCACCCCCGAATGGGCCCTGCAGTGACGATTCGAATTTAATCGAAGCTCCACGGGCTTCGGACACcggatgaaaaataaaaaaaaaatacattttatttataattattgagATTAAACCaaacacattttattttatgtatattcgTTTTAGTTCAATGAATCAAACAGttactaataaaatattcattagtAGATCTCAtattgtaatatttttattattatactaGACTAACTTGTTTACTCATCGACACCTAAGTATATATCTATACACCCTTAATGTTTGTtgtaattgataatttattttatttttaacattagaaatttaaatttaatcttgtttacttaaaaatattaCCTAATTACATAATTAGTTACATAGATAATATACACACTTTGATAACGTAAATGCATTTTCCAAATAATAGTCCCCAATCAATATAAATTATTGTGAGATGAttaaaatcattttattttaattaagaatTTTGCATTCAGTATTTGAAATGAAGAGCGATGTTAGGAGTGATGTCTCGAATGAATTTTGTAAtgcataaattcaaatttaatagaATTTCAATACCAATGTCAGTGGCTCTCGTCAAAAATATCAGAACCTTTGAACCCACCAATTTTGCTTTAGTAGAATCTGACGTCCACGTGGTGCAATCGTTAGAGAGAGTTCTAACGGGATTGGCTTACGATTGGACCACGTGTTCTTCTTCTGGATGTTACTCCACTATTACACGTCCCATTAGACTACCCTTAAGGGCCTACGTGTCCCTCTTTTGATGCCATTACTTAACACTCCCTGCATTCTTATTGGCTAATAGAATGGGGGCCATCCCTAAATGTAGCGCCACGCTATAACATTAGCCAATCAGCTCTCTGCGCTGTTTCACCTCTCTTCTCCCACGTGTTATTCACCACCCTCACACGCGTCCTCTCCTCTCTCTGCCCACTTATAAATTCACCTCCTCTCTTTGCACTAATCTCTGCATTCAAATCAAAAATTTCCTtccaagaaaaaatatttttctcttctgaGATTTTAGAGTTGGAGAACAAAATAACACGAAATGGACGGGAGAGGAGGGTGTTGTATTGCTAGATACGCAGGGGGTGCGTACGATATGTCAAAGGTGGATAGGATAATGCTAAAATTCAGACCTATCGCTCCTAAACCAGCAGCAGCCGGTGGCTCTATTTCTAGAACTACTACTCCACCGCAGAAATCTGAGGTTCCGGTTCGTAATGGCCGGTGGAAGCGAAGGTATGTTAAAGAGaacaataaaaatagtaataatagctCTAATAACAAGAGATCCAGTAGTGGAAGTAGTCCTAGTGGTAGAAAAAGGAAAGCTCAATCGCCTGAGGAAAATGAATCCAGCGGGAAAACAGTGTCTGGTGGAGAACCGGTGGTAACGCTTCCCTTATTATCGGAGAGCCCTGAAAGGAAGGACTCTCCGAGGGATCGTTCGGTAGATAAGGtgaaaaaaacagaaaaaaatgCTCCGATCTGGTTGAGTTTTGGTAAAAACCAAGGGAATATCAATAAGAATGATATTAATGGTCAGTTGCAGTTGCAGGGGTACGGAGGAGGAGTTGGTATGGATGGGTCAGTTTTGATG
It contains:
- the LOC129896952 gene encoding uncharacterized protein LOC129896952, whose amino-acid sequence is MDGRGGCCIARYAGGAYDMSKVDRIMLKFRPIAPKPAAAGGSISRTTTPPQKSEVPVRNGRWKRRYVKENNKNSNNSSNNKRSSSGSSPSGRKRKAQSPEENESSGKTVSGGEPVVTLPLLSESPERKDSPRDRSVDKVKKTEKNAPIWLSFGKNQGNINKNDINGQLQLQGYGGGVGMDGSVLMFPQPVRVVGSWVKVESVTDAWEEGYGIGRTDEEKLVNLERDICPGFISDGLNRVRWANKAYKEMVDEEGSAAAGEVVVWLVMKDDVRLPENKTTAAFTCRVRVVRCGKEKKSLILPCDVWRMDGGGFAWRLDTKAALSLGR